One window from the genome of Bdellovibrio sp. NC01 encodes:
- a CDS encoding tail fiber domain-containing protein, whose protein sequence is MERLKTLFILKLALVFTTTAFAAGPNTTNTLTYQGRILKADGAPLEFHNVSFLFEITNPTGSCVIYREQVNGINMTGSQGVFDVPIGSGTKLYPADPLFKMLDSFNNNGNFTCDGGVTFTPQSDSIRVLKVQFYDGVGWNAISPSSEIRSVPFAGFAMSAEKLGSNSASDFVLKSSVPTCTPGQVLFSNGTTLSCVTDAGGAGFVSSVIGSGPITVSGTSTVTVSATVGTTAGTLAAGDDSRFTDSRPPTGAAGGDLSGTYPSPTVAANSITTAKILDGTILGSDLNFSGVNTATSGIAIVDATGKFNSFACGTAGHIATWTVAGWSCQAPAPLSNTSVSAGSYGSATQVGTFTVDAQGRLTAAGNMTVTPAWSSITGTPTTLAGYGITDAQSSSLANGKIFVGNASNIATGVSVSGDATLSNTGVLTLTSSGVTAGTYSKVTVDAKGRVTTGTNIAGSDVTTALGFTPLNKAGDVMSGLLGLNGVTADPAGLVGADKGKMWYRTDTNEVKYWNGSAAIALGVAGSGLTSLGGQSGSSQTFATGSTGTAPNFSSASNVHTLNIPMASSAGTTAGLISKTEYDNFNTKQAAGNYLTALTGDVTATGPGSVASTIAANAVTSAKIQDGTIIGADMDFSGVNLSTSGIVIKDNAGKFFNFACGVAGQIATWTAGGWSCQAPAGLSNTSVTAGSYGSATQVGTFTVDAQGRLTAAANVTVTPAWSSITGTPTTLAGYGITDSQSSTLANGKILVGNASNVATAVTMSGDATLANTGALTLASSGVTAGTYSKVTVDAKGRVTTGANIASGDVTTALGFTPLNKAGDVMAGLLGLNGVSADPAGLVGADKGKIWYRTDTNEIRYWNGSSAVALGVAGSGLTSLGGQSGSSQTFATGTSGTAPAFSSASNTHTLNIPMASSAGTTAGLISKSDYDNFNTKQAAGNYLTALTGDITATGPGSVAATIAANAVTSGKILDGTIVSADMDFTGVNVATSGVVIKDNTGKFFNFACSTAGHVATWTVAGWACQAPAASSLASGNIFVGNASNVATSVAMSGDATISNTGAVTLATVGVAKGGTGTTSLTAGSLLVGNGTSAVTGLAGGATGNVIYATSATAWTSGTPNAAGLVDLTSAQTISGLKTFQPSAAANKGLIVKGAASQTANLTEWQNSTATVLASVDSTGKFVMPSLQITGGSPGAGKVLTSDASGNATWGAAGGSGTVTNIATGTGLSGGPITSTGTISLANTAVTAGSYGSATQVGTFTVDAQGRLTAASNATVTPAWSSITSKPTTLSGFGITDAVMVGGQSGAFSLGTTNSAALSVMTNNTTRLTIDSAGNVGIGTASPASALHVVGDIQFTGTITDISDRRLKTRIQPITSGLSTVRKISVYSYVMKDDPNERTEFGVMAQDMLNIIPELVKNVDVDGKYYGVNYIGLIPWSIKAIQEVDSQVQTQEERSVKVSRELASIRQENKELQSAVKKLADKNKSLEEKLAKILERLERKSQ, encoded by the coding sequence ATGGAACGTTTAAAAACACTGTTCATATTAAAATTGGCGTTGGTCTTCACAACTACTGCGTTCGCGGCGGGACCGAATACCACGAATACTCTGACCTATCAGGGCAGGATTCTTAAAGCTGATGGAGCTCCACTTGAGTTTCACAACGTTAGCTTCTTATTTGAGATCACGAATCCAACAGGCTCTTGCGTAATATATAGAGAACAAGTGAACGGTATTAATATGACCGGATCACAAGGCGTGTTTGATGTTCCAATTGGTTCAGGTACAAAACTTTATCCTGCAGATCCTTTGTTTAAAATGCTCGATTCGTTTAATAATAACGGCAATTTCACGTGTGATGGCGGCGTCACCTTCACTCCACAATCTGATTCAATTCGTGTTCTAAAAGTTCAATTTTATGATGGCGTCGGATGGAATGCTATTTCGCCTTCAAGCGAAATTCGTTCGGTGCCTTTTGCAGGCTTTGCGATGTCTGCTGAAAAACTCGGGAGCAACTCCGCATCTGATTTCGTTTTGAAATCAAGTGTACCGACTTGTACTCCAGGACAAGTCCTGTTTTCAAATGGCACAACTCTTTCATGTGTTACTGACGCTGGCGGTGCTGGTTTCGTCTCCTCAGTAATAGGTAGTGGTCCCATCACTGTGTCGGGAACTTCGACCGTTACCGTCAGTGCGACTGTTGGTACAACTGCAGGAACATTAGCAGCCGGAGATGATTCGCGTTTTACAGATTCCCGTCCTCCGACTGGAGCAGCCGGCGGTGATCTGTCTGGTACTTATCCAAGCCCAACAGTTGCGGCGAATTCCATCACGACAGCAAAGATTTTGGATGGAACTATTCTTGGATCTGATTTGAATTTCAGTGGTGTTAATACCGCAACTTCTGGCATCGCCATCGTCGATGCTACAGGTAAGTTTAATAGTTTTGCCTGTGGTACTGCTGGTCATATTGCAACTTGGACAGTTGCTGGTTGGTCCTGCCAAGCACCAGCTCCTTTATCAAACACATCTGTGTCAGCGGGTTCTTATGGCTCAGCGACACAAGTTGGAACGTTTACTGTCGATGCTCAAGGTCGTTTGACGGCTGCTGGAAATATGACTGTTACACCAGCATGGTCATCCATCACCGGCACTCCGACGACTCTTGCTGGTTACGGCATCACAGATGCGCAATCTTCAAGTTTAGCTAATGGCAAAATCTTTGTCGGTAATGCTTCCAATATCGCAACTGGTGTCAGTGTTTCTGGTGATGCCACTTTATCAAATACCGGCGTATTGACTCTGACCTCTTCCGGTGTGACGGCTGGAACTTATTCCAAAGTTACTGTCGATGCCAAAGGTCGCGTGACGACTGGAACAAACATCGCAGGCAGTGACGTCACAACAGCATTGGGATTTACACCACTTAATAAAGCAGGCGATGTGATGTCTGGTTTGTTGGGCCTTAATGGAGTGACAGCAGACCCTGCAGGCCTTGTTGGCGCAGACAAAGGTAAAATGTGGTATCGCACGGATACAAATGAAGTGAAATATTGGAATGGCTCTGCGGCTATTGCACTTGGTGTGGCTGGATCAGGCCTAACCTCGCTAGGTGGGCAATCCGGTTCTTCACAAACTTTTGCAACTGGCAGTACAGGCACAGCTCCGAATTTTAGTTCTGCTTCGAACGTGCACACTTTGAATATCCCGATGGCTTCTTCTGCGGGAACGACTGCGGGTTTGATAAGCAAAACGGAATATGACAACTTCAATACGAAACAAGCTGCTGGCAATTATTTGACAGCTTTGACTGGGGATGTGACAGCGACGGGCCCTGGCTCTGTCGCTTCAACGATTGCTGCGAATGCCGTGACTTCAGCGAAAATTCAAGATGGTACAATCATAGGCGCCGATATGGATTTTTCTGGCGTGAACCTTTCGACTTCAGGAATTGTGATCAAAGATAATGCTGGAAAATTCTTTAACTTCGCCTGCGGAGTCGCAGGTCAAATTGCAACTTGGACCGCAGGCGGATGGTCGTGCCAAGCACCAGCGGGTCTAAGTAATACATCTGTCACGGCAGGTTCATACGGATCTGCGACGCAAGTTGGAACATTCACAGTCGATGCTCAAGGTCGTTTAACTGCGGCAGCTAATGTCACAGTCACTCCGGCTTGGTCATCAATCACGGGAACTCCGACAACCCTTGCTGGTTATGGCATTACGGATTCACAGTCTTCAACTTTAGCGAACGGAAAAATTTTAGTTGGTAATGCTTCAAATGTCGCGACTGCCGTCACAATGTCAGGCGATGCGACGTTAGCAAATACGGGTGCGTTAACACTGGCATCTTCAGGTGTGACGGCAGGAACTTACTCTAAAGTCACTGTCGATGCAAAAGGCCGCGTGACAACTGGAGCGAACATTGCGAGTGGTGACGTGACAACAGCTTTGGGATTTACTCCTTTAAACAAAGCTGGCGATGTCATGGCGGGACTGTTGGGACTTAACGGTGTCTCCGCCGACCCTGCTGGTTTGGTCGGTGCTGACAAAGGTAAAATCTGGTATCGCACTGATACGAATGAAATTAGATATTGGAATGGTTCATCAGCAGTTGCCTTAGGAGTTGCAGGCTCAGGCTTAACATCGTTAGGTGGTCAGTCCGGCTCTTCACAAACTTTTGCGACCGGCACTTCGGGTACGGCCCCAGCATTTAGTTCTGCATCGAATACTCATACATTAAATATTCCAATGGCCTCTTCTGCTGGAACAACAGCAGGTTTAATTAGCAAATCTGATTACGATAACTTCAATACAAAACAAGCCGCTGGCAACTATTTGACAGCATTAACTGGTGACATCACGGCGACGGGCCCGGGCTCTGTGGCTGCGACGATCGCAGCGAACGCTGTGACTTCTGGAAAAATTCTTGATGGTACGATCGTCAGTGCGGATATGGATTTCACTGGCGTCAACGTCGCAACTTCGGGCGTTGTTATTAAAGATAACACCGGCAAATTTTTTAACTTTGCCTGCTCAACGGCAGGACATGTTGCTACTTGGACAGTTGCGGGTTGGGCGTGTCAGGCACCTGCTGCTTCCTCTTTAGCAAGTGGCAATATTTTTGTTGGTAATGCTTCGAATGTTGCGACATCCGTTGCAATGTCAGGTGATGCGACAATTTCAAATACGGGTGCGGTAACTCTTGCAACGGTCGGAGTTGCTAAAGGTGGTACCGGTACAACGTCATTAACTGCGGGTTCACTGCTTGTTGGTAACGGGACCAGTGCAGTGACGGGCCTAGCCGGTGGCGCAACTGGAAATGTTATTTACGCCACAAGTGCAACGGCTTGGACAAGTGGCACGCCGAACGCTGCAGGCCTTGTTGATTTAACTTCTGCACAAACGATTTCAGGTCTTAAAACTTTCCAACCTTCAGCGGCGGCTAATAAAGGTCTTATTGTTAAAGGTGCGGCTTCACAAACTGCAAACTTAACAGAGTGGCAAAATTCCACTGCAACTGTTTTAGCATCTGTAGATTCAACCGGAAAATTTGTGATGCCAAGTTTGCAGATCACGGGCGGTTCACCTGGAGCAGGAAAAGTTTTAACTTCTGATGCTTCTGGTAACGCAACTTGGGGCGCCGCGGGTGGCTCGGGCACAGTAACGAACATCGCAACAGGTACTGGATTATCTGGTGGACCGATTACAAGCACCGGCACAATCTCGCTCGCAAATACAGCTGTAACAGCGGGTTCTTATGGATCTGCTACTCAAGTGGGAACTTTCACTGTCGATGCTCAAGGTCGCTTGACTGCTGCCAGCAACGCAACGGTGACGCCAGCTTGGTCTTCGATCACTTCAAAACCAACGACACTTTCGGGATTCGGTATTACTGATGCCGTTATGGTTGGCGGCCAAAGTGGCGCATTCAGTTTAGGTACGACGAACTCTGCTGCTTTATCGGTCATGACAAACAATACAACACGCTTAACGATCGATAGCGCAGGTAATGTCGGTATCGGGACAGCTTCGCCTGCCAGCGCACTTCACGTTGTCGGTGATATTCAATTCACAGGAACTATCACAGATATTTCGGATCGCCGTTTAAAAACACGCATTCAACCTATTACTTCCGGCTTATCTACAGTTCGCAAAATTTCTGTGTATTCCTACGTCATGAAAGATGATCCCAATGAACGTACTGAATTCGGTGTGATGGCGCAGGACATGTTAAATATTATTCCCGAGTTAGTAAAAAATGTCGACGTCGATGGCAAATACTACGGTGTGAACTACATCGGTCTTATTCCTTGGAGCATCAAAGCAATTCAAGAAGTAGATTCCCAAGTACAAACACAAGAGGAGCGATCTGTAAAAGTCAGTCGTGAACTTGCATCTATACGACAGGAAAATAAAGAGCTGCAATCGGCCGTTAAAAAGTTGGCCGATAAGAATAAATCTTTGGAAGAAAAACTTGCAAAAATTCTGGAACGTTTGGAAAGAAAATCTCAATAG
- a CDS encoding LVIVD repeat-containing protein, translating to MNFNTHFLEHFKMKLSRLAYKSMALISLSFVFCLLLSLKAHAICSSPAANAGAMNYFSATSDIRYCNGTSWVSSKYGGVSIETTLKDLTPGKVFANAVTASGNYAYTVGMDLNGVFALTTLNISTPSNPTIVGSYTSADSMGVAITTDDSYLYVISGSKLLIFSLATPSSPTLVGSLNNTNIGGSRIIVSGNYAYLVTSNKFVIINITTKTAPVISGSISNASINSNVGFSVSGNYAFVVSGYSPGYFLVLDITSKTSPSLITSISNSGLGYPSTLAIYGNYAYVGRGNSSSDQVAVVDITNKTAPSYLGLTNFTWINDILISGNYAYFASKGGGLSSIDLSATGPLNIFELQSVSIGSWNQNFGSLAKSGNTLVGVVPGASYIAILDLTPSNMVKAPEAASIVSGSPNYPDEFHVVGSTAVITDSNGGFWTFDVSNPAAMTALATNAMNAFSTDSYYDGTYVYLSLPNSSEIAIWDLSSPSNPVLARRFQDSAHLSQTKTVQRSGNYVYATSYNGMSIYDATTISSMSFVGIETTSLSWPSRMRVFGNYVYVLDGMKLYIYDVTTKTAPTLLATLNNVTLNNSYDIAVSGNYAFIANYSGVVIVDITTKSAPAIITTFSSAPSGDHIAISGSYAYVSSGTKFYVVDITTPTTPVLKSTLTSGSLGVALSGTNAFRADSNLPGIRSYNISNPLAVTATSSIAFNGYYESTTQVALTGNYAVTVGSYNTLTVTDVSVPSNPAPIKMIVDARLNQASGINVSGNYGYVAANSYFDIVDLTTPASASIIGSVNSASLSSSRDIKVSGNYAYVLKTNGFAVVNITTKTAPAVVGTLTNALLSNCYALDVSGSYAYAVCQGSRALVIIDVSTPATPSVVGNFTSTSTLAGVNSVVVVGNYAYASESLVHIIDITNKTAPTLASTFNAIPSCGGCIPNELHFDGTGLMSSGSGGITYWDLTDPINPVIYGNAVQNSASASMSHFAINGNVLVASGTDSLWVFGIGNYPAPRKASALYSTAPALSYAIAIQNSGNYSFALSGVTATLSVVDISNPASPSIAKTFFDKKLSNATYFALTGNYIYALDPSNAYSLVVIDISNPLAPKILSTSLSYSSFGFASYPQISGNYLYLTKSGLKVFDITTRNNPQLIGSSSTTGSSNLTISGSNAYNCDTGGNLFTYNLTTPSAVTSTSFSHASLAGCQRVFVSGNYLYATTGSNGRFAVVDISTPTSPSFIGSVTDTTNLSNAVDIQVSGNSAYVTLSGGTITTVDITNKAAPVVSNALTTTATRYASSWTSPYLISPNYFGGLDFIKISTVSTLGACSTAGTIDFITANKVFAYCNGSNFIPMGPSPGAGGAGCSTPTALPGAFNYNTTTNKMTYCDGSSWVKVGN from the coding sequence GTGAATTTCAATACGCACTTTCTTGAACACTTTAAAATGAAATTAAGCAGGCTTGCTTATAAGTCGATGGCTCTTATCAGCTTATCATTCGTGTTTTGCCTTCTATTATCGTTGAAGGCTCATGCGATCTGCAGCAGCCCGGCGGCAAATGCCGGAGCCATGAACTATTTTAGCGCGACTTCAGACATTAGATACTGTAACGGGACTTCGTGGGTCTCATCAAAATATGGTGGCGTTTCCATCGAAACAACTCTTAAAGATTTAACACCAGGCAAAGTCTTTGCGAATGCCGTTACGGCTTCAGGCAATTATGCCTACACTGTGGGAATGGATCTAAACGGTGTTTTTGCCTTAACGACACTAAATATTTCAACACCATCAAATCCAACAATCGTCGGTAGTTACACGTCTGCTGATTCAATGGGCGTAGCGATTACAACGGATGATTCATATCTTTATGTTATCTCTGGATCAAAGCTGCTTATTTTCTCGTTAGCAACGCCCTCAAGCCCAACACTGGTCGGCAGTCTAAATAATACGAACATTGGTGGCTCTAGAATTATTGTATCTGGAAATTATGCCTATCTTGTAACCAGCAATAAATTTGTGATTATAAATATCACGACTAAAACTGCTCCTGTCATTTCGGGTTCTATTTCTAATGCTTCGATCAACAGCAACGTCGGATTTAGTGTTTCGGGAAACTATGCTTTTGTGGTCTCTGGCTACTCCCCCGGATATTTTCTAGTATTAGATATCACATCGAAAACAAGCCCTTCATTAATCACCAGCATATCGAACAGCGGTTTAGGTTATCCTTCCACCTTAGCGATATATGGAAACTATGCTTATGTTGGGCGTGGGAATAGCTCCAGCGATCAGGTGGCGGTCGTCGATATAACAAATAAGACGGCGCCAAGTTATCTGGGGCTGACAAACTTCACCTGGATCAATGACATATTGATCAGCGGAAACTATGCTTACTTTGCATCCAAAGGTGGCGGTCTATCCAGTATTGATTTAAGTGCGACCGGCCCGCTAAACATATTTGAATTGCAGAGCGTATCTATTGGATCATGGAATCAAAATTTTGGCAGCCTTGCCAAATCTGGAAATACTCTTGTAGGTGTTGTTCCTGGAGCATCCTACATCGCAATTTTAGACCTTACCCCATCAAATATGGTGAAGGCGCCCGAAGCAGCTTCAATAGTTTCCGGCAGCCCGAACTACCCCGACGAATTCCATGTCGTCGGATCAACTGCCGTTATCACCGACTCAAATGGTGGGTTTTGGACTTTTGATGTTTCGAACCCTGCTGCGATGACGGCACTTGCCACGAACGCGATGAATGCGTTCAGTACAGATAGTTACTACGATGGAACATACGTATATTTATCGCTGCCAAACTCTTCAGAGATCGCTATTTGGGACTTAAGTTCACCCTCGAATCCCGTGCTAGCGAGGAGATTTCAAGATAGCGCTCATCTTTCCCAGACAAAAACCGTCCAGCGCTCGGGCAACTATGTCTATGCAACCAGCTATAACGGCATGTCTATTTACGATGCGACAACTATTTCTTCCATGTCATTTGTTGGTATAGAAACTACTTCTTTAAGCTGGCCAAGCCGAATGCGAGTATTTGGAAACTACGTTTATGTTTTGGATGGTATGAAATTATACATCTATGATGTTACTACCAAAACAGCGCCTACTTTGTTAGCTACATTGAATAATGTCACACTTAATAACTCTTATGATATCGCGGTATCGGGAAACTACGCTTTTATTGCAAATTATTCTGGCGTCGTTATTGTCGATATAACAACAAAGTCAGCCCCAGCTATCATCACAACATTTTCATCAGCTCCATCTGGTGATCATATTGCGATCTCGGGCTCTTACGCATATGTTTCTAGCGGTACCAAATTTTACGTCGTAGACATCACTACGCCTACGACGCCCGTCTTGAAATCCACTTTAACTTCAGGATCACTTGGTGTTGCTCTAAGTGGTACAAATGCTTTTCGCGCGGACAGCAACTTGCCGGGAATACGCTCTTACAACATCAGCAATCCACTGGCTGTGACAGCAACAAGTTCCATTGCTTTTAATGGATACTATGAATCCACAACTCAAGTTGCTTTAACGGGCAACTATGCCGTTACTGTGGGAAGTTATAACACTCTGACTGTGACTGATGTTTCGGTGCCATCCAACCCCGCACCTATAAAAATGATAGTTGATGCACGTCTTAATCAAGCCAGCGGCATTAACGTTTCCGGGAACTATGGTTATGTTGCCGCCAATTCTTACTTTGACATCGTGGATTTAACGACTCCGGCATCTGCCAGTATTATTGGCTCGGTCAATTCAGCATCACTATCGAGTAGCCGTGATATAAAGGTATCTGGAAATTATGCCTATGTTCTTAAAACCAACGGCTTTGCAGTAGTTAACATAACGACAAAAACTGCGCCTGCCGTAGTCGGCACTTTAACTAACGCCTTACTTTCCAACTGTTATGCCCTGGACGTCTCTGGAAGTTATGCGTACGCTGTTTGCCAAGGCTCACGCGCGCTAGTCATCATTGATGTATCCACACCAGCAACCCCTTCAGTTGTAGGCAACTTCACCTCAACATCGACGTTAGCTGGTGTGAATTCTGTGGTTGTCGTTGGCAATTATGCCTATGCTTCCGAAAGTTTGGTTCATATCATTGATATCACCAATAAAACAGCGCCTACGCTTGCATCTACATTTAATGCGATACCTTCATGTGGAGGATGTATTCCGAATGAGCTGCATTTCGATGGCACGGGACTGATGTCTTCGGGTAGTGGCGGCATTACTTATTGGGATTTAACGGATCCAATAAATCCAGTCATCTATGGAAACGCAGTCCAAAACTCCGCTTCTGCGTCGATGTCGCATTTTGCAATAAATGGAAATGTTCTAGTAGCTTCGGGAACAGATTCCCTATGGGTATTTGGAATAGGAAATTACCCAGCTCCAAGAAAAGCTTCTGCGTTGTATTCAACAGCGCCTGCTTTAAGTTATGCGATAGCCATTCAAAATTCTGGAAATTATTCGTTTGCTTTAAGTGGTGTCACCGCCACTCTTAGCGTCGTCGATATTTCAAATCCTGCGAGCCCTTCAATCGCAAAAACTTTTTTTGATAAAAAACTATCGAACGCAACTTATTTCGCTCTTACTGGGAATTATATTTATGCACTTGACCCCTCAAATGCGTATAGCTTGGTAGTCATTGATATAAGCAATCCCCTGGCTCCAAAAATTTTAAGCACATCCTTATCGTATTCTTCGTTTGGATTCGCCAGCTACCCTCAAATATCAGGCAACTATCTTTATCTAACGAAAAGTGGTCTGAAAGTTTTCGATATTACAACAAGAAACAACCCTCAATTAATAGGTTCTTCTTCAACGACAGGATCCTCAAACCTTACGATCTCTGGCTCTAATGCTTATAACTGCGACACTGGCGGCAATTTATTTACTTACAACTTGACGACCCCGAGTGCTGTCACTTCGACCAGCTTTTCCCATGCTTCTCTGGCAGGCTGTCAAAGGGTCTTTGTGTCTGGCAATTACCTTTATGCCACGACTGGTTCAAATGGACGATTTGCGGTGGTCGATATTTCTACGCCGACAAGTCCAAGCTTTATCGGGTCTGTTACTGATACGACAAACCTATCCAACGCAGTAGACATTCAGGTGAGCGGCAACTCTGCCTATGTCACGTTAAGTGGTGGTACAATCACCACAGTCGATATTACGAATAAAGCTGCACCTGTTGTCAGCAACGCATTGACAACAACGGCAACTCGCTATGCCAGCTCTTGGACATCTCCGTATCTGATATCACCGAATTATTTTGGTGGACTAGACTTTATTAAAATTTCAACAGTATCGACTTTAGGAGCCTGTTCAACAGCGGGAACTATTGATTTTATAACTGCCAACAAAGTCTTCGCATATTGCAATGGTTCTAATTTTATTCCCATGGGGCCATCACCAGGAGCCGGTGGCGCGGGCTGTTCCACACCGACAGCATTACCGGGGGCATTCAATTACAATACGACGACGAATAAGATGACTTATTGTGACGGAAGCTCTTGGGTCAAGGTCGGAAACTAA